A window of the Methanoregula sp. genome harbors these coding sequences:
- a CDS encoding cobalt-precorrin-4/precorrin-4 C(11)-methyltransferase, producing MPGNNPDKLIWFVGAGPGDPELITVKGKALLDRADVLLYAGSLVNPVLVASSSAKEKVDSWGMHLDDMIALMADRVQKGKTVVRLHSGDPALYGSIVEQIAELRKKGITVRIVPGVSSVFAAAAALTTEFTPRGVSETLIITRPAGKTLEKDYIAELSQYPATMAFFLGSEHFFDITEKLACPKDTPAAVIFHASWPDQQVISGTVADIAQKAQAAGITKTALLIVGKAVKGTESGYQRSHLYS from the coding sequence ATGCCCGGAAATAATCCTGATAAACTCATCTGGTTTGTCGGGGCCGGTCCTGGCGATCCCGAGCTGATCACGGTCAAAGGAAAAGCCCTGCTCGACCGGGCAGACGTGCTGCTCTACGCGGGCTCGCTGGTCAACCCCGTTCTGGTTGCTTCAAGTTCCGCTAAGGAGAAAGTGGACAGCTGGGGCATGCATCTTGACGATATGATCGCTCTCATGGCCGATCGCGTGCAAAAGGGAAAGACGGTTGTCCGGCTCCACTCCGGTGATCCGGCACTGTACGGCTCGATCGTTGAACAGATCGCTGAGCTCCGGAAAAAGGGCATTACGGTCCGGATCGTGCCGGGAGTATCTTCGGTTTTTGCCGCAGCAGCTGCACTCACGACCGAGTTCACGCCACGGGGGGTTTCAGAAACCCTGATCATCACCCGCCCGGCCGGAAAAACACTTGAGAAAGACTACATCGCAGAACTCTCGCAGTACCCGGCTACCATGGCCTTCTTCCTCGGCAGCGAGCATTTTTTTGATATCACCGAAAAACTTGCATGCCCGAAAGATACACCGGCTGCAGTGATCTTCCATGCCTCGTGGCCCGACCAGCAGGTCATCTCCGGCACCGTTGCTGATATTGCACAAAAGGCGCAGGCTGCCGGCATCACAAAAACCGCGTTGCTCATTGTGGGTAAAGCGGTCAAAGGTACGGAATCCGGTTACCAGCGATCGCATCTCTATTCATGA
- a CDS encoding cobalt-factor II C(20)-methyltransferase gives MLIGLGLGPGNPELLTLRAVRLLKEADTVFVPGRIAHDLVAPYREPVMLDFPMTDDEAKIRECLKENAKKIAPVAKDGLAVFGILGDPNFFSTFSRLCDVIDETHPGIGYRTEPGISSITAFAAAAGVSINEGFTVSDGTVSDSKILLKVRKPKERAGQLRAEGYRQFVLVERMFFGDMKIYRDDMLPEKSDYMSVMYARK, from the coding sequence ATGCTCATAGGTCTTGGCCTAGGACCCGGGAACCCGGAACTTCTCACGCTACGGGCGGTCCGGCTCCTCAAAGAAGCGGATACCGTTTTTGTCCCGGGAAGGATCGCCCATGATCTCGTTGCCCCGTACCGCGAACCGGTCATGCTCGATTTCCCGATGACTGATGACGAAGCAAAAATCCGCGAGTGTCTCAAAGAGAATGCAAAGAAAATCGCACCCGTTGCAAAAGATGGTCTTGCAGTTTTTGGCATCCTTGGCGACCCGAATTTCTTTTCCACGTTCTCCCGGCTCTGCGATGTCATTGACGAAACGCATCCCGGCATCGGGTACCGGACGGAACCCGGCATCAGTTCCATCACCGCGTTTGCTGCTGCAGCCGGCGTTTCCATCAATGAAGGATTCACGGTTTCGGATGGGACGGTTTCGGACTCAAAAATCCTCTTAAAAGTGCGCAAGCCAAAAGAGCGGGCCGGCCAACTCCGTGCCGAGGGTTACCGGCAGTTTGTCCTTGTCGAGCGGATGTTCTTTGGGGACATGAAAATCTACCGGGACGATATGCTCCCGGAAAAGAGCGATTACATGAGCGTGATGTATGCCCGGAAATAA
- a CDS encoding methyltransferase domain-containing protein, protein MNGTKLAGGPTQDEIMAVSLFKLGLHKTDTVIEIGCGTGKVSVAMAKVAKNVYSLDKRKEAVSLATETARTAGVHNIEFFCTEAADFLKNDQIFDCAFLGGTKHLAEILPILAKNVKRTIVINAVMVSTLERAVTMLKELGIFTEVVQVQVSRSYDIADSIMFRPIDPVFIIVGRGAACS, encoded by the coding sequence ATGAACGGGACAAAACTTGCCGGCGGCCCAACGCAGGACGAGATCATGGCAGTCTCCCTTTTCAAACTGGGACTGCACAAGACTGATACCGTCATTGAGATCGGTTGTGGTACCGGCAAGGTCTCGGTTGCGATGGCAAAAGTTGCAAAAAATGTATACTCGCTCGACAAGCGGAAAGAAGCAGTATCGCTTGCAACAGAAACCGCACGGACTGCCGGAGTGCATAATATCGAATTTTTCTGCACGGAAGCTGCGGATTTTCTCAAAAACGATCAGATATTTGACTGTGCATTCCTTGGCGGCACAAAACATCTGGCAGAGATCCTTCCTATTCTGGCAAAGAACGTGAAGCGGACGATTGTGATCAACGCAGTCATGGTGAGCACACTCGAACGGGCGGTGACAATGTTAAAAGAACTCGGGATATTTACCGAAGTTGTGCAGGTGCAGGTCTCGCGATCGTACGATATTGCTGACAGTATCATGTTCCGGCCAATAGATCCCGTCTTTATTATTGTCGGAAGAGGAGCAGCATGCTCATAG
- a CDS encoding TIGR00266 family protein, translating into MKSEIIGNNLQMAKIDLLPGEGIFAEAGSMVNMSGTMVMESQLKGGIISGLKRAVIGESVFLTKFTCQNAAGFVSFAGTMPGKIFTVNVAPGKEFIAQKSSFLCCEESVELDIAFTEEIRAGLFGGEGFILQRMNGNGTAFLHCCGDIIEMTLRPDEVIKVQTGLVVGFEDTVKYDIALAGGITTALFGGEGLFVTTLTGPGRVVLQSMDIAKIAASIIPFLPKPEIKVKPV; encoded by the coding sequence ATGAAATCCGAGATCATAGGCAACAACCTGCAGATGGCAAAGATCGACCTGCTGCCGGGCGAAGGAATCTTTGCCGAGGCAGGATCGATGGTGAACATGAGCGGCACGATGGTCATGGAGAGCCAGCTCAAAGGCGGGATCATCTCCGGGCTGAAACGAGCCGTTATAGGTGAGAGTGTCTTCCTCACAAAGTTCACGTGCCAGAATGCAGCGGGATTTGTATCGTTTGCCGGTACCATGCCGGGAAAAATTTTCACCGTCAATGTCGCACCCGGCAAGGAATTTATCGCACAGAAAAGTTCATTCCTCTGCTGCGAGGAGTCGGTCGAACTGGACATCGCGTTCACGGAAGAAATTCGTGCCGGTCTTTTTGGGGGTGAAGGATTCATCCTCCAGCGCATGAACGGTAACGGTACCGCTTTCCTGCACTGCTGCGGGGATATTATCGAAATGACGTTAAGACCCGACGAGGTTATCAAAGTTCAGACGGGGCTCGTTGTCGGTTTTGAAGACACGGTTAAATATGATATCGCCCTTGCCGGTGGTATTACTACCGCACTATTCGGAGGCGAAGGTCTCTTTGTCACGACCCTCACTGGCCCGGGCAGGGTCGTGCTCCAGTCCATGGATATTGCAAAGATTGCTGCTTCAATCATCCCGTTCCTGCCCAAGCCGGAAATAAAAGTAAAGCCGGTATAA